A section of the Jaculus jaculus isolate mJacJac1 chromosome 6, mJacJac1.mat.Y.cur, whole genome shotgun sequence genome encodes:
- the LOC101616565 gene encoding olfactory receptor 6C2-like: MRNNTVTTFILLGLTDDQQLQVLLFIFLLLTYMLSITGNLTIIFLTLVDSHLKTAMYYFLKNFALLEILFTSACIPRYLYNIATGDKVITYNACAGQVFFVDLFSITEFFLLAAMSYDCYVAICRPLHYLTIMSSIVCRRLVFCCWVVGLFILIPPLSLGLNLDFCDSNIIDHFICDASPLINIACSNTSFMEQTVIICAVLTLIITLMCVVLSYIYIIKTILKFPSAQQKKKALSTCSSHMIVVSITYGSCIFIYIKPSAKDEVAINKSVTVLTTSIAPMLNPFIYTLRNKQVKEAFCNSIKRILIFSKK; encoded by the coding sequence ATGAGGAACAATACAGTGACCACTTTCATTCTACTAGGACTGACAGATGACCAACAACTTCAAGTTCTgctcttcatctttctcttgcTCACCTACATGCTGAGCATAACTGGGAATCTGACCATCATCTTCCTCACCTTAGTGGATTCTCACCTCAAAACAGCTATGTACTATTTCCTTAAAAATTTTGCTCTCTtggagatcttgttcacatctgCATGTATTCCCAGATACTTGTATAACATAGCAACAGGTGACAAGGTAATCACTTATAATGCTTGTGCTGGTCAAGTATTTTTTGTTGACCTCTTTAGTATAACTGAGTTTTTTCTTCTGGCTGCCATGTCCTATGATTGCTATGTGGCCATCTGCAGGCCCCTGCATTATTTGACTATCATGAGTAGCATTGTCTGCAGGAGACTTGTCTTTTGTTGTTGGGTAGTAGGTCTATTTATTTTAATTCCCCCTCTTAGCCTAGGCCTAAATCTGGACTTCTGTGATTCTAATATCATTGATCACTTTATCTGTGATGCTTCTCCCCTCATAAATATCGCTTGTTCAAATACTTCATTCATGGAACAGACCGTTATCATCTGTGCTGTCCTGACTCTCATTATAACACTTATGTGTGTAGTTCTATCTTACATTTATATCATCAAGACAATTTTAAAATTCCCTTCTgcccaacaaaagaaaaaagccctTTCCACATGCTCTTCCCACATGATCGTGGTCTCCATCACCTACGGCAGCTGCATCTTCATCTACATCAAACCTTCAGCCAAGGACGAGGTTGCCATTAACAAGAGTGTGACAGTCCTCACTACTTCCATTGCTCCTATGCTAAACCCCTTCATTTACACATTGAGGAACAAGCAAGTGAAAGAGGCCTTCTGTAACTCAATCAAAAGAATCCTGATATTTTCTAAGAAATAA